A region of the Penicillium psychrofluorescens genome assembly, chromosome: 6 genome:
TAGCACGGACCGAAACACAGAAGAAGGTGTAAACGTACTCTTCAGCTGCTCTTTGCTAAGAGcatccttgttcttgtcgaAATCGAAGAATCCCTCGGGAATAGGCGGCGCAGTAGGCTCATCATCCGGGTCATGATACGGCTCCAGGTACGGGTGACGCAGAGCATCCTCGACAGAGATGCGCTTGGCCGGGTTGAAGGCCAGCAGTTTCTCGAGCAGATCCAGGGCCATGTCGTTGCTCTTGGGGAACAAAGCACGGAAGGGaattttcttcttgaacGGCAGAGAGCGGATGTATTCGCGGGCTCGTCGGGATTTGATTCCGTAGTAATCTTCCATCGTTGGGGTGCCGAGCACGTCCAGGATGAGGGTcagctggtggtggtctAAAAGATTCATTAGAAGCGGACGACCAGAAAGAGGGCTGGCGGTGATACGTACAGTCCTTGCCGGGGAACAGGGGCTTCCCGCTCAGCATCTCGGCCAATATGCAGCCAACGCTCCACACGTCAATAGCCTTGGTATATTCCTTGAAGGTCAACATGATCTCCGGCGCACGATACCAGCGAGTCGCCACGTATTCCGTCATGAAGCCGGAGTTGTCGTCAGTGGACGCGGCCGAGCGCGCCAGACCGAAGTCACAGACCTTGAGGTCGCAGTTGGCATTGAGAAGCAGGTTCGACGGCTTCAGGTCACGGTGAAGCACGTTGGCCGAGTGCATCGCCTTGAGGGCGCGCAGGGTCTGGTAGATAAAGTATTGGCAGTGGTCATCGGACAGATCTTGTGTTCGAATGACGCGGTGCATGTCGGTCTCCATCAGCTCCTGAATCAGATAGACCTCGTTGAATCCCTCATAATTGCGGGGTCGTTGGATGTCCAGGATCGAGATAATATTCTCGTGGTTGAAGTATCGCAGCAGCTTCATCTCGCGCAACGTGCGCAGGCAGAACATCGAGTGGTCGAACGGGGtgatcttcttgatggcgaCTTTCTGGCCCGAAGGCTTGTGGATTGCAGAGCTGAAGACCGTCAGCACATTGTCCCTCCCAAACTCCAGGGTGTGGTTTACCAGACTACACCGTATGCGCCCTCGCCAATCACATCCTGAATCTCATATTGGTCGGATACATTGAATGAGATCTTCCTCGATCCTCCCTGTGGAGGATTCTGCTGGCCCATGTTGTCGGGTGTAGGGGTCTGGGGGTTTGTGTCAGCGCTGGGTATGGTCCTGGGGAGGCAGAAAAGAGCACGAAGGAAACGATCCATGGGAATGAAGGGGACTCTTCACGGTGTAGACCAGCGACAAAAACAAAGGTCCTTGGGCAACCTGAAGGTAAAATCGGGGGGCAGAAGAGCTTACGTTCGTTCGTTTGCGCTGCGGGGAGAATTGGTCTGGTGTGTTCTGAGTCTGTATCCGCCTCGCGTTTGGTCGGAGGGGGGttcaagaacaagacccCGTGAAGAAACGAAAGAGGAGGACAGAGGTGGGAGGGCGAAGAGGTGGTCAGGAACGAGAGCCGGGGAAGGTTTGTTGATATGACGGAGTCGGAGAGGGGCGGGTGGGCTACCAGACCAGGAACCAAGAcggagaaaaggaagccGGGAGAGACGTGTGTCAGAGGTGTTTCAGTCAGAGAACCAGGTCGGTGTTGTGTCAGGTGCAATAATATGTGGGAATAACAATAGTAATCAGTgtggtgagtgagtgagttgAGTTGGTGtcggagagaggaggaagtggaagtgggggtggagggagtgTCGCTCGGGGACTTCTGTAGAGCTagttggtggtgttggtaCATACACCCTGCCGCAGCCCAGACTAAATACGGAGAAGTGTCCTTTGCTTTTACACGACGAAAATAAACCTTgatcattcattcattcgGGGGGAAACGACCTGACTCGTACCCTCTCCAGTGTTTCAGGCACGCAAATCACCCTCCCTCCGCCACGGCGCCAACTGTTTCGTCCACTCGCACCGGCGCTACTGCCGCCCAGTCACATCACGGCCCACTTGAACTAAATACGACAGGATCGCCAACGGAAACGCATTATATTCTTTGACATCGTTCTACCCAAGTCCGTAGTGGTACAGGGACATCCTCCCCAAATAGCCAGAATTACTGCACGACCTGCAAATGAAATGGTTAGCTCCGAGAACTTCTGAAGGTTCCATTACGAAAGGTCCGTACCTTTTCCCGCAGACTTCCCATCCACTGAGCGAGACTCATGCCTTGGTCCGCGCGGtcctccaccagcaacgACTGCGCCCACAGGCGCAGGGCTGGCTCGCCGTCCTCGCGCACCACGTATAAGTGCGGCACAATAATGCTGCCCACGCCCTTGGACCGGTGGTCGGCACTCTTCTCGAGCACGGCCCGGACGCGCTGGTTGAACTCGTTGTCAATATCTGGTAGCATCTGCTTGCCCACCCGCAGCTGCGACTTGTCGGTCACGCCGAACACGTCCGTGATCAGTTGCGGCACAGAGTCACGGCCAACCCACAGGAACTGAGTTTGGCCGTCATCAATGAGGTACAACCCGTAAGGCGCCAGGCGCTCTGATGACAGGTTGATAGCTGGCGGCAAGATGATCTCGCCCGTCTGCTCGTCCGGCAGACCCGCATTGTCGGGCATGTCGTGCAGCGAGTACATCTTTGGGTACATGTACTGAATGAGGAGCGGCAGAGGCAGGGTTGACAGCAGGCAGAGCGCCGCCGACCGCATATCCGTGGGGATCTGGGCAGATTTCCGAAGACCAAGCTATCGAGACTCTATTAGTATCAGGAAATCAGAAGGGAAAAACAATAACTTACGTTCTTGATCAGCGCGAGGAAAAGGACAGGCAATCCTCGAAGGTTGGCTGGGAACTGGAGGCCACCACCACTAacgctgccgccggcaaGCTCCTTGCGGTAGGTCTGCAGGAGCTCCACGACCTTGGTCTGTAGAGCTTCACGAGCTGGCTCGAGACCGCTGCTCAGGGCCCGCTCAACGGCCCTGTGGCTGAAGAACGTGGTGATCGCTTGCTGGTCGGCCGACGCATAGATGTCTGCCAGGTTCTGGGTGGTAGGCAGGGCCAAAGTGAGCACACGGATGCGACGCTCGCCATTGCAGGTGGTGTGAAGGACGGCCGCCTGCATGCACACCACAGGTTTTGCCACGGTCTCATCAATGGACACCTCAACCACGTATGCCTGGTCGCGAGGGAAGGCAGGGAACGCACAAAGGTCTGAACTCCGGTTGAAGAAGTTGCCGTAGAATGTGCTCATGCGCAGACCCGTAGTGGCACGCACGCGGAGAACAGCCTCCAGGCCGATCTCCGAAGACAGATAGTCAGAGAACTCGCGTGCAAACTTGATCGCATCCTCGCTTCGACCAGCATTCCAACCCGGGTAGAAGTAGGTCTGTCCACCCGTGTAGCGGGGCAGATTACTCAAAGACGCCACATCTTGGTACTGGGACGAGAAAAGGAACATGTCCACTGAAACCTGCGCCTTGGAGCATTCCACGGCGAAGCTCTTGTAGAACGAGTTGCCCGTTTGGAGGAGGCTGGACTCCTTGCTCGTACCGAGgaccttcttgtcctcgCGCATGGTGAGCGCACCGTGGCCTACATTCGGCAGCGAGGCGCTCAGAACGGTCATCTTTCCGCCCACGGGAGAGATCAACTTATAACCAGCCCGCAAAGCGGAGCCCATCGCGCAGCTGAGATTTGCGGTGTTCTGGAACATCTCCTGCAGCTTGTCCAGGAAGGACTCAATGTTCTCTCGGCATTCGCTCAGGGTCACCAAGAGGTCGCCAGGAATGGGCAAAAAGGGCTCATCCAGGTCGCTGACAACGAGCATCCGAGGCTCCGAAGACTCGGAGCCATCTCGCGGAATGCTGAAGTAGTGCAGGCTCGAATCCACAGCCATGAATCCGAGTCGGGTCCGTCTGTCGGCGTTGGGAATGCGGTCCAGGCTCTCCTTGATGCATCGTGCACTGGTGGCCAAGAGACCGCTGGTCACGGAGGCGTGGCTCACATCGATCAAGAAGAGATAGACGAGTGGCTGAGGCGGGCGAACCATATACTCCTGCGGCGCAACAAATTCTACCATGCTGTGGTTCAGGTCTGCGCGCAGTGACCGATCGGCAGGCTTCTGGAGCGTAGAGTCCCAGTCAAAGGCCTGGGGCACATCATTGGTCAAGTTGCACATATTACAACGCCAgcggtggccatggtcgaggaAGGTGACAAATGGGTTAATGTAAGAACGGCAGCGTCGACACCGAGAGATCACTTGGTCGGGAATGACAGGAACGTTGTCTTCGGAGTCGTGCAGGGATCCGTATGGCTGGATCACCAGGGCAAAAGGCagcttcgacttcttcaaaaGATTATGGGTCGTCGGCACGACATTCAGCGTGGACCGCATGTACTTCGGAGGGCAATTGGCATCAGGGGAAGGGTAAACGCTCGTCTGTCATAAGGTCAGTATCCGATTTTGGGGGGGGATGGCGGTCAAAGCACGTACTCCGGGTGGCAAAGTGATAGGAGGCGGAGGATaatccagctcggccacATTAAACGGTTGCGAGAGAAGGTCTGTCGGGTACAGCTGGTTGAGCTGGACAGGTCGCGCAGCCTGGGGGAttggatgctgctgctgcgggGCCATCTGATTGGGATCgcccatgcccatggcaCCGAACTGCTGTGTCATCTGCTGCATACCGGGGGCAGCTGGCGGAGCATATCCCGCGGCCGCAGGCTGCATCTGACTCGGGTCTGCGCCATACATGGGCTGTTGTTGGTATCCCTCAACTGGCGGCTGTTGGTGATATTGCCCATA
Encoded here:
- a CDS encoding uncharacterized protein (ID:PFLUO_008706-T1.cds;~source:funannotate), translated to MGQQNPPQGGSRKISFNVSDQYEIQDVIGEGAYGVVCSAIHKPSGQKVAIKKITPFDHSMFCLRTLREMKLLRYFNHENIISILDIQRPRNYEGFNEVYLIQELMETDMHRVIRTQDLSDDHCQYFIYQTLRALKAMHSANVLHRDLKPSNLLLNANCDLKVCDFGLARSAASTDDNSGFMTEYVATRWYRAPEIMLTFKEYTKAIDVWSVGCILAEMLSGKPLFPGKDYHHQLTLILDVLGTPTMEDYYGIKSRRAREYIRSLPFKKKIPFRALFPKSNDMALDLLEKLLAFNPAKRISVEDALRHPYLEPYHDPDDEPTAPPIPEGFFDFDKNKDALSKEQLKTLIYEEIMR
- a CDS encoding uncharacterized protein (ID:PFLUO_008707-T1.cds;~source:funannotate), producing MAAPQGGYPPQEGYAQPGHGSSVPEDQQSPVQGQTAQGHAAARKKRAYAGQAYDFGAGANAALGGQPTAGGDYGQYHQQPPVEGYQQQPMYGADPSQMQPAAAGYAPPAAPGMQQMTQQFGAMGMGDPNQMAPQQQHPIPQAARPVQLNQLYPTDLLSQPFNVAELDYPPPPITLPPGTSVYPSPDANCPPKYMRSTLNVVPTTHNLLKKSKLPFALVIQPYGSLHDSEDNVPVIPDQVISRCRRCRSYINPFVTFLDHGHRWRCNMCNLTNDVPQAFDWDSTLQKPADRSLRADLNHSMVEFVAPQEYMVRPPQPLVYLFLIDVSHASVTSGLLATSARCIKESLDRIPNADRRTRLGFMAVDSSLHYFSIPRDGSESSEPRMLVVSDLDEPFLPIPGDLLVTLSECRENIESFLDKLQEMFQNTANLSCAMGSALRAGYKLISPVGGKMTVLSASLPNVGHGALTMREDKKVLGTSKESSLLQTGNSFYKSFAVECSKAQVSVDMFLFSSQYQDVASLSNLPRYTGGQTYFYPGWNAGRSEDAIKFAREFSDYLSSEIGLEAVLRVRATTGLRMSTFYGNFFNRSSDLCAFPAFPRDQAYVVEVSIDETVAKPVVCMQAAVLHTTCNGERRIRVLTLALPTTQNLADIYASADQQAITTFFSHRAVERALSSGLEPAREALQTKVVELLQTYRKELAGGSVSGGGLQFPANLRGLPVLFLALIKNLGLRKSAQIPTDMRSAALCLLSTLPLPLLIQYMYPKMYSLHDMPDNAGLPDEQTGEIILPPAINLSSERLAPYGLYLIDDGQTQFLWVGRDSVPQLITDVFGVTDKSQLRVGKQMLPDIDNEFNQRVRAVLEKSADHRSKGVGSIIVPHLYVVREDGEPALRLWAQSLLVEDRADQGMSLAQWMGSLREKVRTFRNGTFRSSRS